The following are from one region of the Bradyrhizobium septentrionale genome:
- a CDS encoding DUF3313 domain-containing protein gives MESSIAARGLGAVALCVLATGCAAVTPVAYSEVASSAYMTPDTSDSSGRVPYRYAPPVEWRSYNKVMLDPVVIYRGADHQFGDMSEKDKETLAAYMQTRFADKLRGRFTLVNTRGPNTFRLRLTLTGAVANTPVLGTLSRFDLAGAVYNGVQAARDGEGTMTGSVIYAVEMFDSSTSRLLGAYVSKQYPNAYDIKASVGDLAAATAGIDKGADAFMAQTQVRRASRVLKTIPAMKGPLP, from the coding sequence ATGGAGAGCTCGATCGCCGCGCGCGGTCTGGGAGCGGTGGCGCTTTGCGTCCTCGCAACAGGATGTGCCGCCGTCACGCCGGTGGCTTATTCGGAGGTGGCCTCGTCGGCCTACATGACGCCCGACACGTCGGATTCTTCCGGCCGTGTGCCGTATCGCTATGCGCCGCCGGTCGAGTGGCGGAGCTACAACAAGGTGATGCTCGATCCGGTCGTGATCTATCGCGGCGCGGATCATCAGTTCGGCGACATGTCCGAGAAGGACAAGGAAACGCTCGCCGCCTACATGCAGACTCGCTTCGCCGACAAATTGCGCGGCCGCTTCACGCTGGTGAACACGCGCGGGCCGAACACGTTTCGGCTGCGGCTGACACTGACCGGCGCAGTCGCCAACACGCCGGTGCTCGGCACGCTGTCGCGCTTCGATCTGGCCGGCGCTGTCTACAACGGCGTGCAGGCGGCGCGCGACGGCGAGGGCACCATGACGGGCTCGGTGATTTATGCCGTCGAGATGTTCGACAGCTCGACCTCGCGGCTGCTCGGCGCCTACGTCAGCAAGCAATATCCCAACGCCTACGACATCAAGGCCAGCGTCGGCGATCTCGCCGCCGCCACCGCCGGCATCGACAAGGGCGCCGATGCCTTCATGGCGCAAACTCAAGTGAGGCGCGCGTCGCGCGTCCTTAAGACCATCCCGGCAATGAAAGGTCCTCTGCCATGA
- a CDS encoding outer membrane protein: protein MSPPSHKGNWADLSGSNPSVVPLFAGFANRSKIDAIGLFTGQIGYSWNSFLLYAKGGAAVVRDRYESFITPAFGPGVPVGFIADRSDETRWGGAGGRIRPSVHGHQQCPHDLRSGFHRRAQP, encoded by the coding sequence TTGTCACCGCCCTCGCATAAGGGCAATTGGGCCGACCTCTCCGGCTCGAATCCGTCCGTCGTCCCGCTGTTCGCGGGCTTCGCCAACCGCTCGAAGATCGATGCCATCGGCCTGTTCACCGGGCAGATCGGCTATTCCTGGAATTCCTTCCTGCTGTACGCGAAGGGCGGCGCGGCCGTCGTGCGCGATCGCTACGAGAGCTTCATCACGCCGGCATTTGGACCCGGCGTGCCGGTCGGATTCATCGCCGATCGCAGCGACGAGACGCGCTGGGGCGGCGCTGGCGGTCGTATACGACCATCTGTTCATGGGCACCAACAATGTCCGCATGACCTACGATCCGGTTTTCATCGCCGCGCTCAACCATGA
- a CDS encoding ABC transporter substrate-binding protein yields the protein MTTTLVRRHAVLLACAALCLATPAFAQDKNVKIGVLNDMSGLYADIGGPNSVAAANMAVEDSGLRAKGWKIDVVSGDHQNKPDVGVNIARQWIDNEKVDIITDTPNSGVALAVSNLAKEKNSIVLNSGAATADLTGKACNANTISYTFDTYMLAHGTGKALTKAGGDTWFFLTADYAFGHALERDTTAVVTASGGKVLGGVKHPLNTADFSSFLLQAQASKAKVIGLANAGGDTTNSIKQASEFGITAGGQKLAALLLFVNDVHALGLKIAQGLTFTESFYWDMNDQTRAWSKRFQKVSPKNAMPSMTVAGVYAGVLHYLKALDAMGGNPHDGAKVVAKMKEIPTDDPLFGKGPLRIDGRRIIPAYLFEVKKPEESKYPWDYYKLIATISPDDAAKPLEASECPLVKK from the coding sequence ATGACGACGACGCTCGTGCGGCGCCACGCCGTGCTTCTCGCTTGCGCTGCACTCTGCCTTGCAACGCCTGCCTTTGCCCAGGACAAGAACGTCAAGATCGGCGTGCTGAACGACATGTCGGGCCTCTATGCCGACATCGGCGGCCCGAACTCGGTGGCCGCGGCCAACATGGCGGTGGAAGATTCCGGCCTGCGTGCCAAGGGCTGGAAGATCGACGTGGTCAGCGGCGACCATCAGAACAAGCCCGACGTCGGCGTCAACATCGCGCGCCAATGGATCGACAACGAGAAGGTCGACATCATCACCGACACGCCGAACTCCGGCGTCGCGCTGGCGGTGAGCAACCTCGCCAAGGAGAAGAACTCGATCGTGCTCAATTCGGGCGCGGCGACCGCCGATCTCACCGGCAAGGCCTGCAACGCCAACACGATCTCCTACACGTTCGACACCTACATGCTCGCCCACGGCACCGGCAAGGCGCTGACCAAGGCGGGCGGCGACACCTGGTTCTTCCTCACCGCCGATTATGCGTTCGGCCATGCGCTGGAGCGCGACACTACGGCGGTCGTCACCGCCAGCGGCGGCAAGGTGCTCGGCGGCGTCAAGCATCCGCTCAACACCGCTGACTTCTCCTCCTTCCTGCTGCAGGCGCAGGCCTCCAAGGCCAAGGTCATCGGCCTCGCCAATGCCGGCGGCGACACCACCAACTCGATCAAGCAGGCCTCTGAATTCGGCATCACCGCGGGCGGGCAGAAGCTTGCGGCGCTGTTGCTGTTCGTCAACGACGTGCACGCGCTCGGCTTGAAGATTGCCCAGGGCCTCACCTTCACCGAGTCGTTCTACTGGGACATGAACGACCAGACCCGCGCCTGGTCGAAGCGCTTCCAGAAGGTCTCGCCGAAGAATGCGATGCCGTCGATGACGGTCGCCGGCGTCTATGCCGGCGTGCTGCATTACCTGAAGGCGCTGGACGCGATGGGCGGCAATCCGCATGACGGCGCCAAGGTCGTCGCCAAGATGAAGGAGATACCGACCGACGATCCGCTGTTCGGCAAGGGCCCGCTGCGGATCGACGGCCGCCGCATCATTCCGGCCTACCTGTTCGAGGTGAAAAAGCCGGAAGAGTCGAAATATCCGTGGGACTATTACAAGCTGATCGCCACCATCTCGCCGGATGACGCCGCCAAGCCGCTCGAGGCCAGCGAGTGTCCGCTGGTGAAGAAGTGA
- a CDS encoding DUF2147 domain-containing protein: protein MNFLVRMFLRSLVAALLMSSTGRAETIAPVDPGGTWLTEDGRARIRLERCGTARDRICGFIVWMKDPVDPRGQPFRDSFNPDPDKRTRALLGHQLILGLKVTPEGRFDGDIYNAEDGKSYSVSLWRDASDRLKLKGCLLKLLCQTQTWTQTLDVQAGQLVGLTGDPGGPRADREWASLPAQAKKAAAK from the coding sequence ATGAACTTTCTGGTTCGCATGTTTCTGCGCAGCCTCGTCGCCGCCTTGCTGATGAGCTCGACTGGCCGCGCCGAGACGATTGCTCCGGTCGATCCCGGCGGCACCTGGTTGACCGAGGACGGGCGCGCCCGCATCCGCCTCGAGCGCTGCGGCACCGCGCGTGACCGCATCTGCGGCTTCATCGTGTGGATGAAGGATCCGGTGGATCCACGCGGCCAGCCGTTCCGCGACAGCTTCAATCCCGATCCCGACAAGCGAACGCGCGCGCTGCTCGGCCATCAGCTGATCCTCGGATTGAAGGTCACGCCGGAGGGCCGGTTCGACGGCGACATCTACAATGCCGAGGACGGCAAGTCCTATTCGGTCTCGCTGTGGCGCGACGCCTCCGACCGGCTGAAGCTGAAGGGCTGCCTGCTCAAGCTGCTGTGCCAGACCCAGACCTGGACCCAGACGCTCGACGTGCAGGCTGGACAGCTCGTCGGTCTGACCGGCGATCCCGGCGGCCCGCGCGCCGACAGGGAATGGGCGTCGTTGCCGGCGCAGGCGAAGAAGGCGGCCGCGAAGTGA
- the radA gene encoding DNA repair protein RadA, with amino-acid sequence MAKSTLSFVCQNCGAAYNRWQGKCDSCGEWNTLAEEDTTGSVPVSIRSKRKGRTFALESLSGKTQDAPRLSSGMAELDRVTGGGFVRGSVLLVGGDPGIGKSTLLTQATSMMARAGHRAVYISGEEAVAQVRLRAERLGLADAPVQLASETSVEDIVSTLSEGAVPRLIVIDSIQTMWTDTVESAPGTVTQVRASAQALIRFAKKTGATIILVGHVTKDGQIAGPRVVEHMVDAVLSFEGEGSQQFRILRSAKNRFGATDEIGVFEMTGLGLREVTNPSELFLSERELGSPGTAVFAGIEGTRPVLVELQALVAPTSLGTPRRAVVGWDPSRLSMVLAVLEAHCGVKLSGHDVYLNVAGGLRIQEPAADLAAAAALVSSLVNAPLPTDAVYFGEISLSGAIRPVAQTPARLKEALKLGFGRAILPESVRGESGGDAGLVLNSVGNLTTLVAEIAARGTPRGGRNPSSGDQDGSGRAESAGKNATPARFRRDNG; translated from the coding sequence ATGGCCAAATCGACCCTCTCCTTCGTCTGCCAGAACTGCGGCGCGGCGTATAATCGCTGGCAGGGCAAGTGCGATTCCTGCGGCGAGTGGAACACGCTGGCCGAGGAAGACACCACGGGCTCGGTGCCGGTCTCGATCCGCAGCAAGCGCAAGGGGCGGACGTTTGCGCTGGAATCGCTGTCCGGCAAGACCCAGGACGCGCCGCGGCTGTCGTCGGGCATGGCCGAGCTCGACCGCGTCACCGGCGGCGGCTTTGTCCGCGGCTCGGTACTGCTGGTCGGCGGCGATCCCGGCATCGGAAAATCCACGCTGCTGACCCAGGCCACCAGCATGATGGCGCGCGCCGGCCATCGCGCGGTCTATATCTCGGGCGAAGAGGCGGTGGCCCAGGTGCGGCTGCGGGCCGAGCGGCTCGGGCTCGCCGACGCGCCAGTGCAGCTGGCGTCGGAGACCTCGGTCGAGGACATCGTCTCGACGCTGTCGGAAGGCGCGGTGCCGCGTCTGATCGTGATCGATTCGATCCAGACCATGTGGACCGACACCGTCGAGTCCGCGCCCGGCACCGTGACCCAGGTCCGCGCCTCGGCGCAGGCCCTGATCAGGTTCGCCAAGAAGACCGGGGCAACGATCATCCTGGTCGGGCATGTGACAAAAGACGGCCAGATCGCCGGCCCCCGCGTGGTCGAGCACATGGTCGACGCGGTGCTGTCGTTCGAGGGCGAAGGCTCGCAGCAGTTCCGCATCCTGCGCTCGGCGAAGAACCGCTTTGGCGCGACCGACGAGATCGGCGTGTTCGAGATGACCGGGCTTGGGCTGCGCGAGGTCACCAACCCCTCGGAATTGTTCCTCTCGGAACGCGAGCTCGGCAGCCCCGGCACCGCTGTTTTCGCCGGCATCGAGGGCACCCGCCCGGTGCTGGTCGAATTGCAGGCGCTGGTGGCGCCGACCTCGCTCGGCACGCCGCGCCGCGCCGTGGTCGGCTGGGACCCGAGCCGACTGTCGATGGTGCTCGCGGTCCTGGAAGCGCATTGCGGGGTCAAATTGTCCGGACATGACGTCTATCTCAATGTCGCCGGCGGCCTGCGCATCCAGGAGCCGGCCGCGGACCTTGCCGCGGCGGCCGCGCTGGTGTCCTCGCTGGTGAACGCGCCGCTGCCGACGGACGCGGTCTATTTCGGCGAGATTTCGCTGTCGGGCGCGATCCGCCCGGTGGCGCAGACCCCGGCCCGGCTGAAGGAGGCGCTCAAGCTCGGCTTCGGCCGCGCCATCCTGCCCGAATCGGTCCGCGGTGAGAGCGGCGGCGATGCCGGACTTGTGCTGAACAGCGTCGGCAATCTGACCACGCTGGTCGCCGAAATTGCCGCACGCGGAACACCCCGAGGCGGCCGGAATCCGTCTTCGGGCGACCAAGACGGTTCTGGGCGCGCTGAATCGGCTGGGAAAAATGCCACACCGGCCCGATTCCGTCGCGACAACGGCTAA
- the purF gene encoding amidophosphoribosyltransferase, whose translation MQTPSDQADQMDLDLGPIELQEHLRDDPLRYHPDLDGDTLREECGVFGIFGHPEAAAITALGLHALQHRGQEAAGIVTFDGGRFHSERRLGLVGDAFSRREVIERLPGNAAVGHVRYSTTGGTILRNVQPLFAELSAGGFAVGHNGNLTNGLTLRRELVKGGAMMQSTTDTEVILHLVAQSKRTRFIDRFIEALRTIEGAYALVALTNKKLVGARDPLGIRPLVLGDLDGHPILTSETCALDMIGAKYVRDVEPGEIIVFDERGAHSHKPFPPKPARPCIFEYIYFARPDSIVGGRSVYDVRKAFGAQLARESHPEVDVVVPVPDSGVPAAVGYSQYSGVPFELGIIRNHYVGRTFIQPTQSVRELGVRMKHSANRAAIEGKRIILIDDSLVRGTTSKKIVRMMRDAGAREVHFRLASPPILYPDYYGIDLPDRGGLLAATHSLEEMRDIIGADSLAFLSIDGMYRAMGYEGRDPANPRFADHCFTGAYPTHLTDQSETEAPPRQLSLLAEAS comes from the coding sequence ATGCAGACCCCTTCGGATCAAGCCGACCAGATGGATCTCGACCTCGGCCCGATCGAACTGCAGGAACATCTCCGAGACGACCCTCTCAGATACCACCCAGATCTCGATGGCGACACGCTCCGCGAGGAATGCGGCGTGTTCGGCATCTTCGGCCATCCCGAAGCCGCCGCGATCACCGCGCTCGGCCTGCACGCCCTGCAGCACCGCGGCCAGGAGGCCGCCGGCATCGTCACCTTCGACGGCGGCCGCTTCCACAGTGAACGCCGCCTCGGCCTGGTCGGCGACGCCTTCTCCCGCCGCGAGGTGATCGAGCGCCTGCCCGGCAATGCCGCGGTCGGCCATGTCCGCTATTCCACCACGGGCGGCACCATCCTGCGCAACGTGCAGCCGCTGTTCGCCGAGCTCAGCGCCGGCGGCTTTGCGGTCGGCCACAACGGCAACCTCACCAACGGCCTGACCTTGCGCCGCGAGCTGGTCAAGGGCGGCGCGATGATGCAGTCGACCACCGACACCGAGGTGATCCTGCATCTGGTCGCGCAGTCGAAGCGCACCCGCTTCATCGACCGTTTCATCGAGGCGCTGCGCACCATCGAGGGCGCCTATGCGCTGGTCGCGCTGACCAACAAGAAGCTGGTCGGCGCGCGCGATCCGCTCGGCATCCGTCCGCTGGTGCTCGGCGATCTCGACGGCCATCCGATCCTGACCTCGGAGACCTGCGCGCTCGACATGATCGGCGCGAAATATGTCCGCGACGTCGAGCCCGGCGAGATCATCGTGTTCGACGAGCGAGGGGCGCACAGCCACAAGCCGTTCCCGCCGAAGCCGGCGCGGCCCTGCATCTTCGAATACATCTATTTCGCGCGGCCGGATTCCATCGTCGGCGGCCGCTCGGTCTACGACGTGCGCAAGGCGTTCGGCGCCCAGCTCGCGCGCGAGAGCCATCCCGAGGTCGACGTCGTGGTGCCGGTGCCTGACTCCGGCGTGCCCGCCGCGGTCGGCTACAGCCAGTATTCCGGCGTGCCGTTCGAGCTCGGCATCATCCGCAACCACTATGTCGGCCGCACCTTCATCCAGCCGACCCAGAGCGTGCGCGAGCTCGGCGTGCGCATGAAGCATTCGGCCAACCGCGCCGCGATCGAGGGCAAGCGCATCATCCTGATCGACGACTCGCTGGTGCGCGGCACCACCTCGAAGAAGATCGTGCGCATGATGCGCGACGCCGGCGCCCGCGAGGTGCATTTCCGCCTCGCCTCGCCGCCGATCCTCTATCCCGACTATTACGGCATCGACCTGCCGGACCGCGGCGGCCTGCTCGCCGCCACCCATTCGCTCGAGGAGATGCGCGACATCATCGGTGCTGACTCGCTCGCCTTCCTGTCGATCGACGGCATGTACCGCGCGATGGGCTATGAGGGGCGCGACCCGGCCAATCCGAGATTCGCCGACCATTGCTTCACCGGCGCCTATCCGACCCACCTGACCGACCAGAGCGAAACCGAGGCCCCGCCGCGCCAGCTCTCGCTGCTGGCCGAGGCGAGCTGA
- a CDS encoding exodeoxyribonuclease III, producing MKIATFNINNINRRLPNLLRWLKSAKPDVVSLQELKASDAEFPAAAIEKAGYGAVWQGQKTWNGVAILARKAEPVLIRTALPGDAGDHEARYIEAAVRGIVVTSLYLPNGNPQPGPKFDYKLAWFKRLRAHAAKLLKQDVPVVLAGDYNVAPDTFDIYPTRSWDKDALIQPKSRAAFKALVDQGWCDAIRTLHPDRQMFTFWDYKRNRWPRDAGLRLDHLLLSPQVAPRLSKAGIDRDIRGEDGASDHAPAWVVLK from the coding sequence ATGAAGATCGCGACCTTCAACATCAACAACATCAATCGCCGCCTGCCGAACCTGTTGCGCTGGCTGAAGTCGGCGAAGCCCGATGTCGTCAGCCTGCAGGAGCTCAAGGCGTCCGACGCCGAGTTTCCGGCTGCGGCGATCGAGAAGGCCGGCTACGGCGCGGTGTGGCAGGGACAGAAGACCTGGAACGGCGTTGCCATCCTCGCGCGCAAGGCCGAGCCGGTCTTGATCCGCACCGCCCTGCCCGGCGACGCCGGCGATCACGAGGCGCGCTATATCGAGGCCGCGGTGCGCGGCATCGTCGTGACCAGCCTCTATCTGCCGAACGGCAATCCGCAGCCCGGACCGAAATTCGATTACAAACTCGCCTGGTTCAAGCGGCTGCGCGCCCATGCCGCGAAGCTGCTCAAGCAGGATGTCCCGGTGGTGCTCGCCGGCGACTACAACGTGGCGCCTGATACTTTCGACATCTATCCGACCCGCTCCTGGGACAAGGACGCGCTGATCCAGCCGAAGAGCCGCGCCGCGTTCAAGGCGCTGGTCGATCAGGGCTGGTGCGATGCGATCCGCACGCTGCATCCGGATCGTCAGATGTTCACCTTCTGGGACTACAAGCGCAACCGCTGGCCGCGCGATGCCGGCCTCCGGCTCGATCATCTCCTGCTCAGCCCCCAAGTGGCGCCGCGGCTGTCGAAAGCCGGCATCGACCGCGACATCCGCGGCGAGGACGGCGCGAGCGATCATGCGCCGGCGTGGGTGGTGTTGAAGTGA
- the alr gene encoding alanine racemase, with protein sequence MNIVTDAKSQLTPEASLLATHPTANGILTVDLDAIIANWRKLEKTAVPAECAAVVKANAYGCGAEQVSRALAKAGCKTFFVATVEEAAVVRAAVPEATVYSLGGFFQNTGDAYARIDCKPVIGDLNELAEWDVFCRRSGWSGGAAIHIDTGMNRLGLTVSEAQGIIPRINAGDHGITLVMSHLASAELLNSPANARQLASFREIASLFAGVPASLANSSGVFLGAPFQFEMVRPGCALYGVNPTPEADNPMQPVVDLKARIVQIRNIDRGETVGYGGTWTARRPTRLAIVSAGYADGYFRAASANDGTRGAEVVVAGKRCPIAGRVSMDLIAVDVTDLDKNAVRRGHMVTLIGEGITVDEVAHHFGTIGYEVLTSLGRRFVRIYKGGDAVAARSDATAEKSEPAAAEKSETAAPATPVAPPALPTAAPAAPPPLPAEPTPPSA encoded by the coding sequence ATGAACATCGTGACCGACGCGAAATCGCAGCTGACGCCCGAAGCCAGTTTGCTGGCGACCCATCCGACCGCCAACGGTATCCTCACTGTCGACCTCGACGCCATCATCGCCAACTGGCGCAAGCTCGAAAAGACCGCAGTCCCGGCGGAATGTGCCGCGGTGGTCAAGGCCAACGCCTATGGCTGCGGCGCCGAGCAGGTTTCGCGGGCGCTGGCCAAGGCCGGCTGCAAGACCTTCTTCGTCGCCACCGTCGAGGAGGCCGCCGTGGTGCGCGCGGCCGTTCCCGAGGCCACGGTGTATTCGCTGGGCGGCTTCTTCCAGAACACCGGCGATGCTTACGCCAGGATCGATTGCAAGCCGGTGATCGGCGATCTCAACGAGCTCGCCGAATGGGACGTGTTCTGCCGCCGCTCCGGCTGGTCCGGCGGCGCCGCCATCCATATCGACACCGGCATGAACCGGCTCGGGCTCACCGTCAGCGAGGCCCAGGGCATCATCCCGCGGATCAATGCCGGCGACCACGGCATCACGCTGGTGATGAGCCACCTCGCCTCCGCCGAACTGCTCAACAGTCCCGCCAACGCCAGGCAGCTTGCGAGCTTCCGCGAAATCGCGAGCCTGTTCGCCGGCGTGCCGGCGTCGCTCGCCAACTCCTCCGGCGTGTTCCTCGGCGCCCCGTTCCAGTTCGAGATGGTGCGGCCGGGCTGCGCGCTCTATGGCGTCAACCCGACGCCGGAGGCCGACAACCCGATGCAGCCTGTGGTCGATCTCAAGGCACGCATCGTCCAGATCCGCAACATCGATCGTGGCGAGACCGTCGGCTATGGCGGCACCTGGACGGCACGCCGGCCGACCCGGCTTGCGATCGTCTCCGCCGGCTATGCCGACGGCTATTTCCGCGCCGCCAGCGCCAATGACGGCACCCGCGGCGCCGAGGTCGTGGTCGCCGGCAAGCGCTGCCCGATCGCCGGCCGCGTCTCGATGGACCTGATCGCGGTCGACGTCACCGACCTCGACAAGAATGCCGTGCGGCGCGGTCACATGGTGACGCTGATCGGCGAAGGCATCACGGTCGACGAAGTCGCGCATCATTTCGGCACCATCGGCTATGAGGTGCTGACCAGCCTCGGCCGCCGCTTCGTGCGCATCTACAAGGGCGGCGACGCCGTCGCCGCGCGAAGTGACGCCACAGCAGAGAAGAGCGAGCCAGCCGCCGCCGAGAAGAGCGAGACCGCTGCACCCGCCACGCCCGTGGCGCCTCCGGCCTTGCCGACAGCGGCACCAGCTGCGCCGCCACCGCTGCCCGCCGAACCAACCCCGCCATCCGCCTGA
- a CDS encoding sulfite exporter TauE/SafE family protein has translation MGFLFVLIVGLVAGTISGIVGTGSSIMLMPVLVYQYGPKQAVPIMAVAAVIANLSRILAWWREVDWRACAAYSITGIPAAALGARTLLALPSHAVDIAIGVFLIAMVPVRHWLARHELKANLWHLAIGGAVIGYLTGVVVSTGPLSVPLFLFYGLSKGAFLATEAASSLGLYVSKSVTFERFGALTPDIAFKGLIAGASLMSGAFIAKRFVLHLKPDAFRLIMDGIMLAAGVSLLWSAIAS, from the coding sequence GTGGGCTTCCTCTTCGTCCTCATCGTCGGCCTGGTCGCCGGCACCATTTCCGGCATCGTCGGCACCGGCTCGTCGATCATGCTGATGCCGGTGCTGGTCTATCAATACGGGCCGAAGCAGGCGGTGCCGATCATGGCGGTTGCCGCCGTGATAGCCAATCTGTCGCGCATCCTGGCCTGGTGGCGCGAGGTCGACTGGCGCGCCTGCGCGGCCTATTCGATCACCGGCATTCCGGCCGCAGCGCTCGGCGCGCGGACGCTGCTCGCTTTGCCCTCGCATGCGGTCGATATCGCGATCGGCGTGTTCCTGATCGCGATGGTGCCGGTGCGGCACTGGCTGGCGCGGCACGAGCTGAAGGCCAATCTCTGGCATCTCGCCATCGGCGGCGCCGTGATCGGCTATCTCACCGGCGTCGTGGTCTCGACCGGCCCGCTCAGCGTGCCGCTGTTCTTGTTTTACGGCCTCAGCAAGGGCGCGTTCCTCGCCACCGAAGCGGCCAGCTCGCTCGGGCTCTATGTCAGCAAGTCGGTGACGTTCGAGCGCTTCGGCGCGCTGACGCCTGATATCGCATTCAAGGGCCTGATTGCCGGGGCATCGCTGATGTCCGGTGCCTTCATCGCAAAACGCTTCGTGCTGCATCTCAAGCCCGACGCGTTTCGTCTGATCATGGACGGTATCATGCTGGCGGCGGGCGTGTCGCTGCTGTGGTCTGCAATCGCGTCGTAG
- a CDS encoding CvpA family protein → MPVTILDLVLLGVMLISGLLAMVRGFMREILSIAAWGAAALVTLYAFSKLLPTAKTYFNNDTVAAVVVVAGTFIGTLIVVSVITVRISDMILDSRIGALDRTLGFLFGLARGLLIVVVAFMFFTWLVPDKQRPDWVTGAKSRVVLQGTGDWLMTLLPDDPENTILKKFKKNKPDDDSAADTNDQATPASGDGYSKPARDSLKKLIEKPAGR, encoded by the coding sequence ATGCCCGTAACGATACTCGATCTTGTCCTGCTCGGCGTGATGCTGATCTCGGGCCTGCTGGCGATGGTGCGCGGCTTCATGCGCGAGATCCTGTCGATCGCGGCCTGGGGCGCCGCGGCGCTGGTCACGCTGTATGCTTTCTCGAAGCTGCTGCCGACCGCCAAAACTTACTTCAATAACGACACGGTCGCGGCCGTGGTGGTAGTGGCCGGCACCTTCATCGGCACGCTGATCGTGGTCTCGGTGATCACGGTGCGGATCTCGGACATGATCCTGGATTCCCGGATCGGCGCGCTCGACCGCACCCTCGGCTTCCTGTTCGGGCTCGCCCGCGGCCTCCTGATCGTGGTCGTGGCGTTCATGTTCTTCACCTGGCTGGTTCCGGACAAGCAGCGGCCCGACTGGGTCACCGGGGCGAAGTCCCGCGTGGTGCTGCAGGGAACCGGGGATTGGCTGATGACGCTCTTGCCTGACGACCCCGAGAACACCATCTTAAAGAAGTTCAAGAAGAATAAGCCAGACGACGATTCTGCGGCCGATACCAACGATCAGGCGACGCCGGCGTCGGGTGATGGCTATAGCAAACCTGCGCGTGACAGCTTGAAAAAGCTGATCGAGAAACCCGCGGGCCGATAA
- a CDS encoding SDR family NAD(P)-dependent oxidoreductase, whose amino-acid sequence MTKPLASRIALVTGASRGIGYATSVALAKAGAHVVAVARTQGGLEELDDAIQKEGGSATLVPLSLTDYDGIARLGLALHERHGKLDILVGNAGTAGPSSPLGHIELKPWNDVFAINVTANFQLIRCMDPLLRQSDAGRAVFVTSGAAHKANAYLGPYAASKAALDALVRSWANETANTALRVNLFSPGPIRTRMRAQVFPGEDPMTLDTPDMAAEYIVPMCSPAWTETGKLYDYKARTLRNFQPPA is encoded by the coding sequence ATGACAAAACCCCTCGCCTCCCGAATTGCCCTCGTGACCGGCGCCTCGCGCGGCATCGGCTATGCGACGTCAGTCGCGCTGGCAAAGGCCGGCGCGCATGTCGTGGCGGTGGCGCGCACGCAAGGAGGGCTGGAAGAGCTCGACGACGCGATCCAGAAGGAAGGCGGCAGCGCCACGCTGGTGCCGCTCTCGCTCACCGATTACGACGGCATCGCGCGGCTCGGGCTCGCGTTGCATGAGCGCCACGGCAAGCTCGACATCCTGGTCGGCAATGCCGGCACCGCCGGTCCCTCCTCGCCGCTCGGCCATATCGAGCTGAAGCCGTGGAACGACGTGTTCGCGATCAACGTCACGGCGAACTTCCAACTGATCCGCTGCATGGACCCGCTGCTGCGCCAGTCCGACGCCGGCCGCGCGGTGTTCGTGACCTCGGGCGCCGCCCACAAGGCCAATGCCTATCTCGGCCCCTACGCAGCCTCGAAGGCGGCGCTGGACGCGCTGGTGCGTTCCTGGGCCAACGAGACCGCCAATACGGCATTGCGCGTCAATTTGTTCAGCCCCGGTCCGATCCGCACCCGGATGCGCGCGCAGGTGTTTCCCGGCGAAGACCCGATGACCTTGGATACGCCCGACATGGCCGCCGAATACATCGTGCCGATGTGCTCGCCCGCGTGGACCGAGACCGGCAAGCTCTACGACTACAAGGCGCGCACGCTGCGGAATTTTCAGCCGCCGGCTTAG